Proteins encoded together in one Telopea speciosissima isolate NSW1024214 ecotype Mountain lineage chromosome 6, Tspe_v1, whole genome shotgun sequence window:
- the LOC122664648 gene encoding RNA-binding protein 24-like isoform X1 — protein sequence MSHQRQFHMVGGNNAGQFGDTTYTKIFVGGLAWETQRETMKRYFEQFGEIQEAVVITDKNTGRSKGYGFVTFKDPDAAMRACQDPSPIIDGRRANCNLALLGAHRNRPPTPQYAGNARFRPAATTGSAAPPAYHGGSSSTYIHHQPTAQYALPYSAYGYSGYSQDTMYPMNYYSVYGGQQFSPYYSTTASGAPGIIHNFYPFYAQYVQSNQAQGFGAHQYNHPQMLQYPYVPHHLGASPGSLSLPSTSLPSATTTTGVTATATMGVTGTETSTTSQARAAGTSIE from the exons ATGTCTCATCAAAGACAATTCCATATGGTGGGCGGAAACAATGCTGGGCAGTTTGGCGATACAACGTATACCAAGATCTTTGTGGGAGGGTTGGCATGGGAGACTCAGAGAGAAACAATGAAGCGTTACTTTGAGCAGTTTGGGGAGATCCAAGAAGCAGTGGTGATCACAGATAAGAACACCGGAAGATCAAAGGGATACGGCTTC GTCACGTTTAAGGATCCAGATGCCGCAATGCGAGCTTGTCAGGATCCATCGCCTATCATCGACGGAAGGAGGGCTAACTGCAACCTCGCCTTACTTGGTGCTCATCGCAATCGACCACCTACTCCTCAATATG CAGGTAATGCGAGGTTCAGACCAGCAGCAACAACCGGATCGGCCGCTCCACCCGCTTATCATGGCGGCTCCTCTTCCACGTATATCCATCATCAACCCACCGCTCAATACGCACTTCCTTATTCTGCTTATGG GTATTCTGGATATTCACAGGACACCATGTATCCCATG AACTATTACAGTGTATATGGAGGCCAACAATTTTCTCCTTACTACAGCACTACGGCGTCCGGAGCTCCTGGGATTATCCATAATTTCTATCCGTTCTACGCCCAATACGTACAGAGCAACCAAGCGCAGGGTTTTGGGGCTCATCAGTATAATCATCCCCAGATGCTACAGTACCCTTATGTCCCTCACCACTTGGGTGCTTCGCCTGGGAGCCTATCCCTCCCTTCGACTTCACTTCCCTCTGCAACCACTACCACCGGT GTGACGGCGACTGCCACAATGGGTGTGACAGGAACGGAGACCAGTACTACATCGCAAGCACGAGCTGCAGGGACCAGTATCGAATAG
- the LOC122664648 gene encoding RNA-binding protein 24-B-like isoform X4: MSHQRQFHMVGGNNAGQFGDTTYTKIFVGGLAWETQRETMKRYFEQFGEIQEAVVITDKNTGRSKGYGFVTFKDPDAAMRACQDPSPIIDGRRANCNLALLGAHRNRPPTPQYGNARFRPAATTGSAAPPAYHGGSSSTYSGYSQDTMYPMNYYSVYGGQQFSPYYSTTASGAPGIIHNFYPFYAQYVQSNQAQGFGAHQYNHPQMLQYPYVPHHLGASPGSLSLPSTSLPSATTTTGVTATATMGVTGTETSTTSQARAAGTSIE; this comes from the exons ATGTCTCATCAAAGACAATTCCATATGGTGGGCGGAAACAATGCTGGGCAGTTTGGCGATACAACGTATACCAAGATCTTTGTGGGAGGGTTGGCATGGGAGACTCAGAGAGAAACAATGAAGCGTTACTTTGAGCAGTTTGGGGAGATCCAAGAAGCAGTGGTGATCACAGATAAGAACACCGGAAGATCAAAGGGATACGGCTTC GTCACGTTTAAGGATCCAGATGCCGCAATGCGAGCTTGTCAGGATCCATCGCCTATCATCGACGGAAGGAGGGCTAACTGCAACCTCGCCTTACTTGGTGCTCATCGCAATCGACCACCTACTCCTCAATATG GTAATGCGAGGTTCAGACCAGCAGCAACAACCGGATCGGCCGCTCCACCCGCTTATCATGGCGGCTCCTCTTCCAC GTATTCTGGATATTCACAGGACACCATGTATCCCATG AACTATTACAGTGTATATGGAGGCCAACAATTTTCTCCTTACTACAGCACTACGGCGTCCGGAGCTCCTGGGATTATCCATAATTTCTATCCGTTCTACGCCCAATACGTACAGAGCAACCAAGCGCAGGGTTTTGGGGCTCATCAGTATAATCATCCCCAGATGCTACAGTACCCTTATGTCCCTCACCACTTGGGTGCTTCGCCTGGGAGCCTATCCCTCCCTTCGACTTCACTTCCCTCTGCAACCACTACCACCGGT GTGACGGCGACTGCCACAATGGGTGTGACAGGAACGGAGACCAGTACTACATCGCAAGCACGAGCTGCAGGGACCAGTATCGAATAG
- the LOC122664648 gene encoding RNA-binding protein 24-like isoform X2, with the protein MSHQRQFHMVGGNNAGQFGDTTYTKIFVGGLAWETQRETMKRYFEQFGEIQEAVVITDKNTGRSKGYGFVTFKDPDAAMRACQDPSPIIDGRRANCNLALLGAHRNRPPTPQYGNARFRPAATTGSAAPPAYHGGSSSTYIHHQPTAQYALPYSAYGYSGYSQDTMYPMNYYSVYGGQQFSPYYSTTASGAPGIIHNFYPFYAQYVQSNQAQGFGAHQYNHPQMLQYPYVPHHLGASPGSLSLPSTSLPSATTTTGVTATATMGVTGTETSTTSQARAAGTSIE; encoded by the exons ATGTCTCATCAAAGACAATTCCATATGGTGGGCGGAAACAATGCTGGGCAGTTTGGCGATACAACGTATACCAAGATCTTTGTGGGAGGGTTGGCATGGGAGACTCAGAGAGAAACAATGAAGCGTTACTTTGAGCAGTTTGGGGAGATCCAAGAAGCAGTGGTGATCACAGATAAGAACACCGGAAGATCAAAGGGATACGGCTTC GTCACGTTTAAGGATCCAGATGCCGCAATGCGAGCTTGTCAGGATCCATCGCCTATCATCGACGGAAGGAGGGCTAACTGCAACCTCGCCTTACTTGGTGCTCATCGCAATCGACCACCTACTCCTCAATATG GTAATGCGAGGTTCAGACCAGCAGCAACAACCGGATCGGCCGCTCCACCCGCTTATCATGGCGGCTCCTCTTCCACGTATATCCATCATCAACCCACCGCTCAATACGCACTTCCTTATTCTGCTTATGG GTATTCTGGATATTCACAGGACACCATGTATCCCATG AACTATTACAGTGTATATGGAGGCCAACAATTTTCTCCTTACTACAGCACTACGGCGTCCGGAGCTCCTGGGATTATCCATAATTTCTATCCGTTCTACGCCCAATACGTACAGAGCAACCAAGCGCAGGGTTTTGGGGCTCATCAGTATAATCATCCCCAGATGCTACAGTACCCTTATGTCCCTCACCACTTGGGTGCTTCGCCTGGGAGCCTATCCCTCCCTTCGACTTCACTTCCCTCTGCAACCACTACCACCGGT GTGACGGCGACTGCCACAATGGGTGTGACAGGAACGGAGACCAGTACTACATCGCAAGCACGAGCTGCAGGGACCAGTATCGAATAG
- the LOC122664648 gene encoding RNA-binding protein 24-B-like isoform X3, with product MSHQRQFHMVGGNNAGQFGDTTYTKIFVGGLAWETQRETMKRYFEQFGEIQEAVVITDKNTGRSKGYGFVTFKDPDAAMRACQDPSPIIDGRRANCNLALLGAHRNRPPTPQYAGNARFRPAATTGSAAPPAYHGGSSSTYSGYSQDTMYPMNYYSVYGGQQFSPYYSTTASGAPGIIHNFYPFYAQYVQSNQAQGFGAHQYNHPQMLQYPYVPHHLGASPGSLSLPSTSLPSATTTTGVTATATMGVTGTETSTTSQARAAGTSIE from the exons ATGTCTCATCAAAGACAATTCCATATGGTGGGCGGAAACAATGCTGGGCAGTTTGGCGATACAACGTATACCAAGATCTTTGTGGGAGGGTTGGCATGGGAGACTCAGAGAGAAACAATGAAGCGTTACTTTGAGCAGTTTGGGGAGATCCAAGAAGCAGTGGTGATCACAGATAAGAACACCGGAAGATCAAAGGGATACGGCTTC GTCACGTTTAAGGATCCAGATGCCGCAATGCGAGCTTGTCAGGATCCATCGCCTATCATCGACGGAAGGAGGGCTAACTGCAACCTCGCCTTACTTGGTGCTCATCGCAATCGACCACCTACTCCTCAATATG CAGGTAATGCGAGGTTCAGACCAGCAGCAACAACCGGATCGGCCGCTCCACCCGCTTATCATGGCGGCTCCTCTTCCAC GTATTCTGGATATTCACAGGACACCATGTATCCCATG AACTATTACAGTGTATATGGAGGCCAACAATTTTCTCCTTACTACAGCACTACGGCGTCCGGAGCTCCTGGGATTATCCATAATTTCTATCCGTTCTACGCCCAATACGTACAGAGCAACCAAGCGCAGGGTTTTGGGGCTCATCAGTATAATCATCCCCAGATGCTACAGTACCCTTATGTCCCTCACCACTTGGGTGCTTCGCCTGGGAGCCTATCCCTCCCTTCGACTTCACTTCCCTCTGCAACCACTACCACCGGT GTGACGGCGACTGCCACAATGGGTGTGACAGGAACGGAGACCAGTACTACATCGCAAGCACGAGCTGCAGGGACCAGTATCGAATAG